Below is a genomic region from Ursus arctos isolate Adak ecotype North America unplaced genomic scaffold, UrsArc2.0 scaffold_32, whole genome shotgun sequence.
ttctctACACAAGTTTTAAGCTGACAGAATTCAAGTTCTGAGTTTTCATATATAGCTTTAACTTGTATTAACATGTTTATTTACAGGGTGAATGGAGAATAAGGGGCTATTAAGGCCATTTTCTCACTGTGAAACACTGCAAAATATGTACATAAGTACAACCTAATATAGGCAAAGGTTCTAAAAGTCATTTTCTTGGTTTAACGTAATTGAGTATTGGTACGGGAGTAAAGACACAGCCTGTCGTTAGCACCAAGCCACACCCCCAGGATGTACATCTGCTTCCACATCCAGCTGCCACAGGGCTGCCGCTGAGGTGGACCCTGTGCTGGGACAAGTGTGCACTGTGCCCCGGCCGGCCTAGAGGGCACCTCGCCGGCCTCTTGATTCCATCTTCAAATTCATCACAAGGTCCAGAGTCAACAGCCATTTCCAAAAAGAGTTGCACCACAGGGCCAGTCATGCCACAGTGGGCACACCGAGGGTCAAAGGGCAGCGCTCTGGGAGCCCGGCACCTCACCTCCGATGCCTGCTGTGCCCAGGGTGATCCCGCTCGTAGCGATGGCTTGTTCGCTCGTAAGACCGAGAACGCTCCCTTCGCTGATCTCTAtaataatgactttttttcttgtatttcccGGAATTATCTGCCCGCTCCCGTGAGCGGCTTCGAGAACGAGAGGAGCTCCGACTCCGGGACTTGTGTGGCTTCTGGGTGGGGTACTTGCAGTCCTTAGACTTCCGGTAGCTCCTCACCTTGGAGCCTTTGTAGGGAGCGCCTCTGTGCGCCTGTCTCGGTGGGGAGTCACTCCTGCTCCGTGAGCGGCTCTGCGACTTGGACCCGCCAGACGTGGAGCCACTGTCACTTTTTCTGTGAGGAAGGACAGCACCACCAGACAGGTGATCACTCACCCCAACCACCTCAGGGTCAGGAGTGACTTTCCCGTGAGGGGCAGCCACATCACCAATAGCCACCCTGGGGAAAACATGCCTTGCCAGGTGCAGCACCCGCCCACCCTGCCCCCATGAGCCCTGAGCAGCACATACCTCCTCTTAGGAGAAGCAGATCTTGATGGGGACCTTGAGTAGCTCTGCTCACGACTCCCGCTCCGACTTCGACTCCCTCGCCCCTTTGGCAAGCTGAGAAAAAATGGTGGGAGCAGTTACAGGGTTGAAGTCTCTCCAGCCAACCCCAAAGGCCTGCTGGGGCACTTGGGTACTCACCCATTCACCGGGCTGTCAGCCTTTACTTTCTTCACGCCCTCCGTTTTCCTCTTGGCATTCTTCACGGAGAGCGGGGAAGGCTTGTTTCCTTTACCTTCTTTGGGGGATTCTGCTAGAATCAAATGTAAGAAGTTAAAACCTGACCACCAGTGAACTGTTCGgatagaaaacacagaagagcAAGACAGTACCACTTCTATGGGACTTACAGAGACTCCCTGATCCTGGCCTGGGACTCAACCTAAACATGCACCCAAGACACAGAAAAGCCACTTGTCTCACTTGCTTTCCTGGAGGGACTCAGGATGCGCATCATGCTTAACTCCAATACGACCTGAAAACAGCGTATTACCCcagatttataaaattttcatcaGAAGGCAAGCTAATTAGGTGggctgggtttaaaaaaaaagcattttggaaAGCCTACCCATGTCCCTtgctaatgaaaatataaaaacaaggggtggtggccggctcagttggtggagtatgcaattcctgatctcagggttttaagtttgagctccacgttggtgtaaagactacttaaaaacaaaacctcggggcacctgggcggctcagtcagtcaagcatctgccttcagctcaggtcatgatcttgggggtcctggtatcgagccccccatgttgggctccctgctcagcagggagtctgcttctccctctccctcgtaCTTGTGCACACGcgcgtgtgctctctcaaatgaataaataaaatcttaaaaaaaagaatgagaaagaaaatataaaaatgacgAAAACTCCTTTAAGGAGAGCCCCTCTCACTTCAAAAATCAAGAAATGTCTGCTGGGGACCCTGGTGCCCACAGCATGCTCAGGCCAGCAACAGACACAGTTCCAAGAGAAATCTGGAGGAAAGGAGGGCCACACCCCCTCACACGCACCCAGCTTGGGGGCAGGTGAGAACCCTGAAGTGCTGTCCAGAACCTGGGTGCCAGCAGGCAGCAGGCCCTTAGCTTGTGCCTTGGCCTCTTCAATGGCGTGCCTTCTCTTCTCGACTTCACTTTCAAGGTGTGTCAGATCAACCTACGGGAGTCAAAATCCAAAAAAATTCAGAACCAGATGCTTCTAGTTAAACACAAATGCATATATTACATGAAAAAACATAGAACCTTTTTCCGAGTATAAAGCTGCAGGATTTTTAAGCAGATTTCTTGAATTTCTTCTTCAGTTGctccaaacaaaagaaaccaatgGGGACGATTGGGCAAAGGGATCTGTAAGCACAAATACCATCactgttaatactttttttcatggCCAACAAGATTCTTAGGGCAATAAAAAACAAGCCTTGCTGGTCACCAAGAAACAGTCTTTTTACTggcatccatgagcatggaggcTGGAGAAAGAGTCAGACCAGGATCCCCTGTGGTGGCACAATACTGACCTCCAGTGTTCGGGCAGCAAGATAAATGCAGGCACAGGCGATGCTCTCAGGTTGGAACCTCACGAAGACATCTGTGCGAAGGCTGTCATTCATGTAATTCCTGAAAACCAAATGCATGAAAGACTGCAACGCCCTGGGCACCCCCAGGGTACCCGAGTGCGTCACCCAGACACAGTCACTACTCTATGCAGTCTACTCCTGGGCTTAGAGCTACACAGTCCTGTGAGGCTCAGGAGTCCTGGAGAGACATTCTAGCTGCTTTTTGTGAGTACAGGACAGGAAAACAGGGGAATTACTggaaaaagaatctaaaaagCTGGCTGAATGTCAGACAACACATGTTGCTATGAAAGAGAACCGACTTTAACTTTACTTTTCCCTCAACTCTGGCTGTTCTCCTGCAAAGCACAATGCCTCAGAGAGAAAATGGCTACTGTAGTGGTTGAAATGTACTTGATGAAAGAAATCTAAATGCTCAAAATCCATAGTGCAGAGAAACATGCAAACTCAAATGAGTgggctgagcaggcagcctgcgAGGGCTCTTCTGAGACAAGCCGTCCTCTTGCATCCCTTTTCCCTGAAGAGGCGCTCAGGGCCTGGCCCTTCTCCTTCCACGAGGGAGTCCACTTGGAAAGCGAAAACACCCCTGGGCGCATGGGAACATCACGCAGAAGAAGCTCAATGCCCAAAGGGAAGTCCTCTTCTCAGGCTTATCAAAGAACCGTTTCCAAATTGTCCCATTTCAATAACGAGTCTTAAAATGAACATTCATAGAATCagacaaaagcaacaaaacacTACAAGTTTCATCAtaatcaatacatttaaaaaacattattgtactttagaagatataaaaatacaaaacatttgcattttttaaaagttaaagggTTTTAAAATTGGCtacattttcaacatttcctttagATATTATTTGTCTAGGACTTAAGAGACCAAAATCAGGATCTCATATTACTTTAATCAATATTGCAAAAACAACAGATAAATTCCATGAAAAAGCAGTCGAATAAATACATTTGCTGCTCCTAACATATCCCACTATGGCAACCCTCAGAGTCAGGCCACGCCCACAGGGTAGCCAAGTCCTGCTGTGTGATTTGACtgacacacccccaccccaaccctggtAACTTTGCCCTAAACCCTGGAGAAGGTGATACACAAACCCACTCAGATTTCTCagtgatatattcaacatgccaactaggggcacctggctctgGAAGCTCTTGCTCCAGGCATCAAGAGATTATCAAGGAAAAGACCTACATAATGGCACCAAGGCTGTAGGTCTCAGAGCATTGCAATCAACAGTTCAAATACTTCATAAACATAAGCATCAGTAACTTTTTTGGTTCTAATAAATTTTCAGTACTCAAACAGTAATAACATCAATCTATTAACttttaaatcctaaaaacaaaacaaatgaagtccTTGAAATGTATATTTAAACTTACTGCTTATCTAAGTTACAATATAAAAAGTGtccatgaaataatttaaagatgCACACCTTTTACTAGAATCTGTCAACACTTAGTTGCTGAAAAGAGCAACTTTAGGACTTCCAGGAATAATGACATAATCCCATACTGAAGTCTCAATTCCCATCAGCCAATTCTTACAGCTttccatagaaatatttttttaagagaaaggtaCTGCATCTTTATTGCACAGGTACAGCAGTTTTAAAGGGACAAAATTCAAGTCAAGACAGTTAACTCTAATCGATACAATTACCAAAGCACGACAGAGGATTAACAAGAAGCACAACCGTCAGAGAACCACAGCAGCAGTCGGCCAGCACTATACTATCGTGCGCATACCACCATCTAGAGCCAGCCTTCGGTGGAGAGCCTGCACTGGATTGGCTGAGGACGGCCGCTGTCCCTGCACCAAAGCGCTTGGACAGTAGAGGAGAAGTCTTAGTCACTTACCCTCAGAGGCTACCCTTTGATTGAAAGAGTacagaaaagaaaagtcaaaatagGTTCTCTATTAGATATGGCATAGCACCAGACAATTCAGGCAGCAAAAATATGACCCTTACAGACTTAACTCCGTGGAAAAAAATTCACAACGCACCCAGCACTATTACTTCAGGCTTCATTTCTAGCATATGCATTGTTAACACCAGTCCCCAGAAAACCTTTATCCTAACCCTCTTTCTCCCACAGGATCCTCTCTAATAAGAGGCAGTTAGAAGCCACTTCCAGGGAGATATGAGACCACTACATCGATGTGGGCACCTGTGGGAAAGATCCCGACGTGCCAAGTCAACAGCCCTCACAGGGAAGCCCAGCAAATGCTCTCCTGGAAGGCCAGGGGAGGGTGTGGGCCACCTTACCGTTACACTAGTGCCTGATATTTTGGGAGGCTGGTTAGAATTTACACAGCAGGAACACTGGACACTCAGACAACTCCAGCCCACAACCAAGTCATGGGACCGACTACCCACTGCCCAAGTGCCTCAAATCAACATATTCCTGTACTGCCCTTGCTGGTCTCATAAAACAAGGAAGGTCAACTCACCATGAGGTCTGGACCAGGTGCTGGTTACGCTCACACTCTAACACCTGAAGGTACATAACGATTATCTGGAAGATACAGGTCAGGCAGTTATTACCAAGAACCTCTAGAACCCAAAATCCAGATCTTGAGAGCATCCACGCAGTAAATGTGAGCCTCATGCTAGATCCCAGGGGTGGCTCCTGGTCATATGCCTGGTGCACAGCTCGGCTGGAGGGGAGTTTTTGCTGACAGGCCCCACTACCTGCTTTTGAACCCAGGCTGCACCCGCAGCAAAGGCGGCCGCATTTTTCATGGCCGTCACAAGGCTGATCCTCATTCTAATCTTCGACAATTTCCACCAGTGAGACCAGCTTGTCCTAAACATCCCTGTACCTTAGTCACCACCTTACACAGAACATGGTGTGAAAATACTTTCAGCAAATGGAAAAAAGGTCTAAAATCTGTgggaacttaaaaaattttttttatagatttacagagagagagagtgtgcgtgtgtgtgagagagagcgagcgagcacaatcagggggagtggcaggcagagagagaggcaggctccccactgagcaaagagcccaatgtg
It encodes:
- the CCNL2 gene encoding cyclin-L2 isoform X3, with the protein product MHLVFRNYMNDSLRTDVFVRFQPESIACACIYLAARTLEIPLPNRPHWFLLFGATEEEIQEICLKILQLYTRKKVDLTHLESEVEKRRHAIEEAKAQAKGLLPAGTQVLDSTSGFSPAPKLAESPKEGKGNKPSPLSVKNAKRKTEGVKKVKADSPVNGLPKGRGSRSRSGSREQSYSRSPSRSASPKRRKSDSGSTSGGSKSQSRSRSRSDSPPRQAHRGAPYKGSKVRSYRKSKDCKYPTQKPHKSRSRSSSRSRSRSRERADNSGKYKKKSHYYRDQRRERSRSYERTSHRYERDHPGHSRHRR
- the CCNL2 gene encoding cyclin-L2 isoform X2; the encoded protein is MAAAAAATVAAGAPGPAVPAAAACTPGSGNAAPGSQGMLIGDRLYSGVLITLENCLLPDDKLRFTPSMSSGLDTDTETDLRVVGCELIQAAGILLRLPQVAMATGQVLFQRFFYTKSFVKHSMEHVSMACVHLASKIEEAPRRIRDVINVFHRLRHLREKKKPVPLLLDQDYVNLKNQIIKAERRVLKELGFCVHVKHPHKIIVMYLQVLECERNQHLVQTSWNYMNDSLRTDVFVRFQPESIACACIYLAARTLEIPLPNRPHWFLLFGATEEEIQEICLKILQLYTRKKVDLTHLESEVEKRRHAIEEAKAQAKGLLPAGTQVLDSTSGFSPAPKLESPKEGKGNKPSPLSVKNAKRKTEGVKKVKADSPVNGLPKGRGSRSRSGSREQSYSRSPSRSASPKRRKSDSGSTSGGSKSQSRSRSRSDSPPRQAHRGAPYKGSKVRSYRKSKDCKYPTQKPHKSRSRSSSRSRSRSRERADNSGKYKKKSHYYRDQRRERSRSYERTSHRYERDHPGHSRHRR
- the CCNL2 gene encoding cyclin-L2 isoform X1: MAAAAAATVAAGAPGPAVPAAAACTPGSGNAAPGSQGMLIGDRLYSGVLITLENCLLPDDKLRFTPSMSSGLDTDTETDLRVVGCELIQAAGILLRLPQVAMATGQVLFQRFFYTKSFVKHSMEHVSMACVHLASKIEEAPRRIRDVINVFHRLRHLREKKKPVPLLLDQDYVNLKNQIIKAERRVLKELGFCVHVKHPHKIIVMYLQVLECERNQHLVQTSWNYMNDSLRTDVFVRFQPESIACACIYLAARTLEIPLPNRPHWFLLFGATEEEIQEICLKILQLYTRKKVDLTHLESEVEKRRHAIEEAKAQAKGLLPAGTQVLDSTSGFSPAPKLAESPKEGKGNKPSPLSVKNAKRKTEGVKKVKADSPVNGLPKGRGSRSRSGSREQSYSRSPSRSASPKRRKSDSGSTSGGSKSQSRSRSRSDSPPRQAHRGAPYKGSKVRSYRKSKDCKYPTQKPHKSRSRSSSRSRSRSRERADNSGKYKKKSHYYRDQRRERSRSYERTSHRYERDHPGHSRHRR